The following are from one region of the Rhizobium sullae genome:
- a CDS encoding ABC transporter substrate-binding protein codes for MKTSLIASAALLALVPFGVMAQERTLTVSVYAFAQDDFKTLVYDPFEQQCGCKLVVETGNSVERLAKLEANKTNPVVDMAVVSMADALSASRKGLIDKIDTAKLTNFDKLYDLAKDPNSDGMSVGYTFYATSIAYRSDKMKIESWADLLKPEYVGHVAFPNVTTNQGPPALYMLGLALGKDTADLKGPIEAVGEKKDDIVTFYEKSSQLVQLMQQEEIWAAPIGRFSWAGFTKLDVPVAWATPKEGQTGGMNVMVVTKGAKNQDLALQFMDFWLSTDIQTKLAEKLIDSPANKDVKVSEAAANNLTYGEDTAKSLKLIPSAAALDNRDAWLKEWNAKVGQ; via the coding sequence ATGAAGACATCCCTCATCGCATCGGCAGCGCTGCTCGCGCTTGTCCCGTTCGGCGTCATGGCGCAGGAGCGGACGCTTACCGTTTCCGTCTATGCCTTTGCGCAGGACGACTTCAAGACGCTGGTCTACGACCCCTTCGAGCAGCAATGCGGCTGCAAGCTCGTCGTCGAGACGGGCAACAGCGTCGAGCGCCTGGCCAAGCTGGAGGCGAACAAGACAAACCCGGTCGTCGATATGGCGGTCGTCTCCATGGCAGACGCGCTTTCGGCCTCCCGCAAGGGATTGATCGACAAGATCGACACTGCCAAGCTCACCAATTTCGACAAGCTCTATGATCTCGCCAAGGACCCGAACAGCGACGGCATGAGCGTCGGCTATACATTTTACGCCACGTCGATCGCCTACCGCTCGGACAAGATGAAGATCGAGTCCTGGGCCGATCTTCTGAAGCCGGAATATGTCGGCCACGTCGCCTTCCCGAACGTGACCACCAATCAGGGACCGCCGGCGCTCTACATGCTCGGCCTGGCGCTCGGCAAGGACACGGCCGACCTCAAGGGTCCGATCGAAGCTGTCGGCGAGAAGAAGGACGATATCGTCACCTTCTACGAAAAATCCTCGCAGCTTGTACAGCTGATGCAGCAAGAGGAAATCTGGGCAGCCCCGATCGGCCGTTTCTCCTGGGCGGGATTCACCAAGCTCGACGTTCCGGTCGCCTGGGCAACGCCGAAGGAAGGCCAGACGGGTGGCATGAACGTAATGGTCGTCACCAAGGGCGCGAAAAACCAGGATCTGGCGTTACAGTTCATGGATTTCTGGCTCTCGACCGACATCCAGACGAAACTTGCCGAAAAGCTGATCGATAGCCCGGCCAACAAGGACGTGAAGGTTTCCGAAGCCGCCGCAAACAACCTCACTTATGGCGAGGACACCGCCAAGAGCCTCAAGCTCATTCCGTCCGCCGCAGCGCTCGACAATCGAGACGCGTGGCTCAAAGAGTGGAACGCCAAGGTCGGCCAGTAA
- a CDS encoding ABC transporter permease gives MFQNRAEALALALPAAVFAAMVFLLPVAILLSEGFRLEGAWTLSAYGDFFSGTLNRTVFIRTFKLGLEVTAVSAVIGYAAAFVIVNLPPKGKGRMIGLITLPLMISPVARTYAWIVILGRTGIVNKVVTGMGFSGEPLRLLFTETAVFIGLLQLFLPLMILSLVSALENMPKDAIPAARVLGANWFQVFWKVILPLTREGLVVGGTLVFTGSLTAYITPAVLGGSKVLMLETLLYQQVSVANNFVSASVIAFMLIVMSFAANILLKRLATARNKR, from the coding sequence ATGTTTCAGAACCGAGCAGAAGCTCTGGCGCTCGCCCTGCCCGCAGCAGTCTTTGCCGCCATGGTCTTTCTGCTGCCCGTTGCCATCCTGCTTTCGGAAGGTTTTCGGCTGGAAGGCGCCTGGACGCTTTCCGCCTATGGCGACTTCTTTTCCGGCACGCTGAACCGCACCGTCTTCATCCGCACCTTCAAGCTTGGTCTAGAGGTGACGGCAGTCTCCGCGGTCATCGGCTATGCCGCGGCTTTCGTCATCGTCAACCTGCCGCCCAAAGGCAAGGGACGGATGATCGGCCTCATCACCCTGCCGCTGATGATTTCCCCCGTTGCCCGTACCTATGCCTGGATCGTCATCCTCGGCCGCACCGGTATCGTCAACAAGGTCGTGACCGGCATGGGTTTCAGCGGCGAACCATTGCGCCTACTCTTCACCGAGACCGCCGTCTTCATCGGCCTGCTGCAACTCTTCCTGCCGTTGATGATCCTGTCGCTGGTCAGCGCGCTTGAAAACATGCCGAAGGATGCGATCCCGGCGGCCCGCGTGCTCGGTGCCAACTGGTTCCAGGTCTTCTGGAAGGTCATCTTGCCGCTAACCCGTGAAGGCCTCGTCGTTGGCGGAACCCTCGTCTTCACCGGCTCGCTCACCGCCTACATCACGCCCGCCGTGCTCGGCGGTTCCAAGGTGCTGATGCTCGAGACGCTGCTCTACCAGCAGGTCTCGGTCGCCAACAACTTCGTTTCGGCAAGCGTCATCGCCTTCATGCTGATCGTTATGAGCTTTGCCGCCAACATCCTGCTGAAGCGCCTGGCAACCGCGAGGAACAAGCGATGA
- a CDS encoding ABC transporter permease: MTARLFPPIVLFLVLTFLIGPFLIIIAASLSAGDTLSFPPQGLSLRWVFKVFTIESFRDSFSMSMLLAVFGTLAALVLGIPAAYALSRYSLPFGETVRTVVSLPIIVPGIIVGLAMLRYLVVPFGFNITLALFFAHTALVLPYAVRVVSASLDNLRSDIEEAAVLLGSSRLGAFFRVVMPNIRGGILAAFILGFVTSFNQVPVSLFLSGPGVRTLPIDMLGYMETTYDPSIAALSSLLAFLSIGIVFLAERFLGFSRYV; this comes from the coding sequence ATGACCGCTCGCCTTTTCCCGCCGATCGTGCTTTTCCTCGTGCTCACATTCCTGATTGGGCCGTTCCTGATCATCATCGCCGCGTCGCTTTCGGCCGGGGATACACTCTCCTTTCCACCGCAGGGCCTTTCGCTTCGCTGGGTGTTCAAGGTCTTCACCATTGAGAGCTTCCGCGACAGCTTTTCGATGTCGATGTTGCTCGCCGTCTTCGGAACGCTCGCCGCCCTCGTGCTCGGCATTCCCGCGGCCTACGCTCTGTCGCGCTATTCGCTGCCCTTCGGTGAAACGGTCCGAACCGTCGTCTCCCTACCGATTATCGTACCGGGCATCATCGTCGGCCTTGCCATGCTGCGTTATCTCGTCGTGCCTTTCGGCTTCAACATCACGCTGGCGCTCTTCTTCGCTCACACGGCGCTCGTCCTGCCCTATGCCGTGCGCGTCGTCTCCGCGAGCCTTGATAATCTGCGCTCCGACATCGAGGAGGCCGCCGTATTGCTCGGCTCCTCGCGTCTTGGCGCTTTCTTCCGCGTCGTGATGCCGAATATCCGCGGCGGCATCCTAGCTGCCTTCATCCTCGGCTTCGTCACCAGCTTTAACCAGGTGCCAGTCTCGCTTTTTTTGTCCGGCCCCGGCGTCCGCACCCTGCCGATCGACATGCTGGGTTACATGGAAACCACCTACGATCCGTCAATTGCAGCACTCTCCTCGCTGCTCGCCTTCCTTTCCATCGGCATCGTCTTCCTCGCCGAACGCTTCCTGGGATTCTCTCGCTATGTATGA